In one Oryza glaberrima chromosome 2, OglaRS2, whole genome shotgun sequence genomic region, the following are encoded:
- the LOC127763992 gene encoding peroxidase 39-like — protein MDPGSHLTFDLGYYRAVLRHRGLLRSDAALVTDPAARADIAGAVASPPEVFFQVFGRSMATLGAVQVKTGSEGEIRRNCAVVNSGH, from the coding sequence aTGGACCCGGGCAGCCACCTGACGTTCGACCTCGGCTACTACCGCGCGGTGCTCAGGCACCGCGGCCTGCTCCGCTCCGACGCCGCGCTCGTCACCGACCCGGCGGCGCGGGCCGacatcgccggcgccgtggcGAGCCCGCCGGAGGTGTTCTTCCAGGTGTTCGGCCGGTCGATGGCGACGCTGGGCGCGGTGCAGGTCAAGACCGGATCCGAAGGGGAGATCAGGAGGAACTGTGCTGTCGTGAACAGCGGCCACTGA
- the LOC127761524 gene encoding TATA-binding protein-associated factor BTAF1 yields the protein MAQSSSRLHRLLTLLDTGSTQATRFAAARQIGEIAKSHPQELNVLLKKVSPYLRSKNWDTRVAAAHAIGAIAENVKHTSVKDLFASAETEKHASGLSGGIGDVGSTLRHADTTATSELAFGSFDINRVLEFGSPLLASGGQEYDIANDNGKNPAERLARQKQNLRRRLGLDVCEQFMDFNDVIKDEDLLAQKNYWGANMQNNGFYSFNTGQHIQHLVASMVPRYPKHSNFRSRRLSARELNMLKRKAKSNAKDHTKAVPEDDDVVPKSSGPSNGASSDQDTVDAITDEDNLEYSENGRWPFQQFVDQLIHDMFDPIWEVRHGTIMALREILTHQGACAGVYFPDLNSPFADLDDKNNLDSLKRAHGIDLNEDIDSGQLEPVLKRQKKEESNPEVMDIQLDKEPSNGDYSKTEASLSTEPTVSSGEPNLAHAKVESPFQVDGSANPSKVDPYCTPPHETLNSMPKLSSTHLPENSKFIKLMKLANYSAVKNWEFLQDCAIRFLCVLSLDRFGDYVSDQVVAPVRETCAQALGAVLKYMHPTLVCHTLNILLQMQRRQEWEVRHGSLLGIKYLVAVRQEMLKDLLNYVLHACKAGLEDPDDDVRAVAAEALIPAAASLVRLNDQMLHSIVMLLWDILLDLDDLSPSTSSVMNLLAEIYSQPEMVPKMLGTTAIGEDNEFDLNSVTLVAGEEKMGSNDNPYVLATLTPRLWPFMRHSITSVRRSAVRTLERLLEVGNTRNSAKLWLASILGDALQVVFQNLLLESNDEIIRSSERAWKLLLQCPTEDLECAASSYFSNWVQLATTPYGTALDSAKMFLPVALPRGSRSRAAAKIKSARLEHENTRMISFGSTGENTSQEKHSEASLSVSKIIVGSDSDKSVTHTRVLTSMALGLFASKLPEGSWQVVLGPLASDLMSLSGVQRQVASMVIVSWFKDLRKSDPAVVGTLLAFLSSLKGWMLDLLACSDPSFPTKDSPLPYAELARTYRKMRNEANNLFQSIESCALLKEYTSNLNFEADMLSVDDAINFASKLLLPSEPDFSLDSDKIVLNNIESAKQGLLSTSGYLKCVQNNLHVTVSSLVASAVVWMAGLPSKLNPVILPLMAAVKREQEEILQDKAADALAELIFSCVGRKPGPNDKLTKNLCTLTCTDASETPQAAVINSIQVIEDQNLLSIGKRFSNHKSRGQMTSGGESKSEGFISRRGSELAFKHLCEKFGASLFEKLPKLWDCLTEFLKPVKTGDDLMKEDPSIAQLGRSCEDKEPQSLINNIQVVRSVTPHLAEPLRPQLLSLLPCILGCVRHPHVAVRLAAARCITSMAKSLTANVMVIVIENVIPMLSDSSSVCARQGAGMLLSLLVQGLAVELVPYAPFLVVPLLRCMSDPDGSVRQTVTHSFAALVPLLPLAKGSLLPDGLSERLSSSAEDAQFLEQLLDNSQIDDYKLSIDLSVELRRYQQEGINWLAFLRRFKLHGILCDDMGLGKTLQASAIVAADIAESRARNDEQDPKSLIICPSTLVAHWEYEIEKYIDSSIMKPLQYIGSSQDRIILRSQFDKFNVIITSYDIIRKDIDFLENVFWNYCVLDEGHIIKNSRSKITSAVKQLKAQHRLILSGTPIQNNVLELWSLFDFLMPGFLGTEKQFQATYGKPLLAAKDPKCSAKDAEAGILAMEALHKQVMPFLLRRTKDEVLSDLPEKIIQDRYCNLSLLQLKLYDKFSNSNAKQEISTIVKENELEQSTSQPKATRHVFQALQYLLKLCSHPLLVTGESPPDYLVDLLKEIGMGTGDELHDLHHSPKLVALQEILQECGIGSEISSPDASAAIGQHRVLIFAQHKALLDIIEKDLFQSHMRSVTYLRLDGSVEPEKRFEIVKAFNSDPTIDVLLLTTHVGGLGLNLTSADTLVFMEHDWNPMKDLQAMDRAHRLGQRKVVNVHRLIMRGTLEEKVMSLQRFKVSVANAVINAENASLKTMNTDQLLDLFASTPASRKASVLPSSSGGDQSKDSKGKSGGKGLKSILNGLDELWDQSQYADEYDLNQFLAKLNG from the exons ATGGCACAGAGTTCGTCCCGGCTTCACCGTCTGCTCACATTGCTAGACA CTGGTTCCACGCAAGCGACAAGGTTCGCTGCTGCACGGCAAATTGGAGAAATCGCCAAGTCCCACCCCCAGGAGCTAAATGTCTTACTCAAAAAG GTTTCTCCATATTTACGTAGTAAGAATTGGGACACAAGGGTCGCAGCAGCCCATGCGATTGGTGCCATAGCAGAGAACGTCAAACACACATCGGTGAAAGACTTGTTCGCATCTGCAGAAACAGAAAAACATGCTTCTGGGTTGTCTGGTGGAATTGGTGATGTTGGGTCAACGTTGCGGCATGCTGATACTACTGCAACATCTGAGCTTGCTTTTGGAAG CTTCGATATAAACAGGGTGTTGGAATTTGGATCTCCTTTATTGGCATCAGGTGGACAG GAATATGACATTGCAAATGATAACGGCAAAAATCCAGCAGAGCGTTTAGCTCGCCAAAAGCAAAATCTCCGGCGTCGTTTAG GTCTGGATGTATGTGAGCAGTTCATGGATTTCAATGATGTTATCAAAGACGAGGACCTTCTTGCCCAAAAGAATTATTGGGGTGCAAATATGCAAAACAATGGATTCTATTCATTTAATACTGGTCAGCATATTCAGCACTTGGTTGCATCTATGGTTCCCAGGTATCCCAAACATTCCAATTTTCGCTCCAGGCGATTAAGCGCCAGGGAGCTCAATATGCTGAAGCGTAAAGCAAAAAGCAATGCAAAAGATCATACAAAGGCTGTACCTGAGGATGATGACGTTGTGCCAAAAAGTTCTGGACCGTCTAACGGGGCCTCTTCTGATCAA GATACAGTTGATGCAATCACAGATGAGGACAATCTGGAGTACAGTGAGAATGGGAGATGGCCTTTTCAACAGTTTGTAGATCAACTTATTCATGACATGTTTGACCCTA TTTGGGAAGTTCGCCATGGCACCATTATGGCTTTGAGGGAAATTTTGACGCATCAAGGTGCTTGTGCTGGAGTATATTTTCCTGATCTGAACTCACCTTTCGCTGACCTTGATGATAAAAACAATTTGGACTCCCTGAAAAGAGCACATGGTATTGATCTTAATGAAGACATTGATTCGGGACAGCTCGAGCCAGTTTTGAAAAGACAAAAGAAAGAGGAGTCTAATCCAGAGGTTATGGACATTCAGTTGGATAAGGAGCCAAGTAACGGTGATTATTCCAAAACAGAGGCAAGTCTGAGTACTGAGCCTACTGTATCTAGTGGTGAACCAAATCTTGCTCATGCAAAGGTTGAATCACCTTTCCAGGTTGATGGTTCAGCTAACCCCTCTAAGGTGGATCCATATTGTACACCACCTCACGAAACACTCAACTCCATGCCCAAACTGAGTTCTACCCATCTccctgaaaattcaaaatttataaagCTGATGAAACTAGCGAACTACTCAGCGGTAAAAAATTGGGAATTTCTTCAAGACTGTGCAATTCGTTTCCTTTGTGTACTTTCATTGGACCG CTTTGGTGATTATGTATCTGATCAAGTGGTTGCTCCTGTTCGTGAAACTTGTGCTCAAGCTCTTGGTGCAGTTCTGAAGTACATGCATCCGACTCTAGTATGCCATACACTGAATATTTTGCTGCAAATGCAG CGCAGGCAGGAGTGGGAAGTTCGTCATGGGAGTCTCCTTGGAATTAAGTATTTAGTTGCTGTTCGTCAG GAAATGCTTAAAGACTTGCTTAATTATGTTCTTCATGCCTGTAAAGCTGGTCTGGAGGATCCAGATGATGATGTCCGGGCTGTGGCTGCAGAGGCTCTGATCCCAGCTGCTGCTTCTTTAGTTAGACTAAATGATCAAATGCTACATTCAATTGTGATGTTGCTTTGGGATATATTGCTTGACCTTGATGATCTAAGCCCTTCTACAAGCAG TGTGATGAATTTGTTAGCTGAGATATATTCTCAACCAGAGATGGTTCCAAAGATGCTTGGCACAACAGCCATAGGTGAAGACAACGAATTTGATCTAAACAGTGTAACTCTGGTTGCCGGTGAAGAAAAAATGGGTTCTAATGATAATCCTTATGTCTTAGCCACTCTGACACCCCGATTGTGGCCTTTTATGAGACATAGTATTACATCAGTGCGGCGTTCTGCTGTACGAACATTG GAGAGGCTTCTCGAGGTTGGGAACACCAGGAATTCAGCTAAACTATGGCTTGCATCTATATTAGGTGATGCGCTGCAAGTTGTCTTCCAGAATCTGCTTTTGGAGTCAAATGATGAGATTATTCGATCTTCTGAAAGGGCTTGGAAACTATTACTTCAG TGCCCTACGGAGGACCTTGAGTGTGCTGCAAGTTCATATTTTAGTAACTGGGTGCAACTTGCCACTACTCCATATGGCACAGCATTGGATTCTGCAAAAATGTTTTTGCCAGTTGCACTTCCACGAGGAAGTCGTTCAAGAGCTGCTGCAAAGATCAAATCTGCAAGGTTAGAACATGAAAATACGAGAATGATATCTTTTGGTTCTACCGGAGAGAACACTTCACAGGAAAAGCATTCTGAAGCTTCCTTGAGTGTTTCAAAAATAATTGTGGGGTCTGATTCGGACAAATCTGTTACTCATACGCGAGTGCTTACGTCAATGGCCCTTGGTCTGTTTGCCTCTAAGTTGCCAGAGGGGTCGTGGCAAGTTGTTCTTGGTCCACTAGCAAGCGATCTCATGTCTCTCTCAGGAGTCCAGAGACAG GTGGCTTCTATGGTTATTGTTTCTTGGTTTAAAGACCTCAGAAAAAGTGATCCTGCTGTGGTGGGTACATTGCTAGCTTTCTTATCCTCCCTGAAAGGGTGGATGTTGGACTTACTGGCTTGCTCTGACCCTTCATTTCCTACAAAAGATTCTCCGCTTCCATATGCTGAGCTTGCAAGAACATACAGGAAGATGCGCAATGAAGCCAATAATTTGTTCCAGTCAATAGAATCTTGTGCTCTACTTAAAGAGTATACAAGCAACTTAAACTTTGAAGCTGACATGCTGAGTGTTGATGATGCTATTAACTTCGCTTCAAAGCTTTTGTTACCATCTGAACCTGATTTTAGTTTGGACAGTGATAAAATTGTCTTGAACAATATAGAGTCAGCAAAACAAGGTCTATTGTCTACGTCAGGCTACTTGAAATGTGTTCAG AATAATTTGCATGTGACAGTTTCCTCTTTAGTGGCCTCTGCTGTAGTCTGGATGGCAGGGCTGCCTAGTAAGTTGAACCCAGTCATTTTGCCTTTAATGGCTGCTGTAAAAAGGGAACAG GAGGAAATACTTCAGGACAAAGCTGCAGATGCACTTGCTGAGCTCATTTTTAGTTGTGTTGGCCGCAAACCTGGCCCAAACGACAAACTAACAAAGAACCTCTGCACGTTAACATGCACTGATGCAAGTGAGACACCTCAAGCTGCAGTTATAAACTCAATTCAGGTTATTGAGGACCAAAACTTGCTGTCGATTGGTAAGCGTTTTAGCAATCACAAATCCAGGGGCCAGATGACTTCCGGTGGTGAATCGAAGTCGGAAGGTTTTATAAGCCGGCGTGGATCGGAGTTGGCTTTTAAGCATCTTTGTGAGAAATTTGGAGCATCCTTATTTGAAAAGCTTCCCAAGTTATGGGATTGCCTTACGGAGTTTCTTAAACCCGTCAAGACTGGGGATGATCTTATGAAAGAAGATCCAAGTATTGCGCAGTTAGGAAGATCTTGTGAGGACAAGGAACCGCAGTCCCTTATAAATAATATCCAG GTTGTTCGTTCGGTTACACCTCATTTGGCTGAGCCCTTGAGGCCTCAATTGCTAAGTCTCCTTCCCTGTATTCTTGGTTGTGTGCGCCATCCTCATGTCGCTGTCAGGTTAGCTGCTGCAAGGTGCATCACATCAATGGCAAAATCATTGACTGCTAACGTAATGGTAATTGTGATAGAAAATGTCATACCGATGTTGTCAGATTCATCTTCTGTCTGTGCAAGGCAAGGAGCTGGGATGCTTTTGAGCCTTCTTGTTCAGGGTTTGGCTGTGGAGTTGGTTCCTTATGCTCCTTTCCTTGTTGTTCCTCTTCTAAGGTGTATGAGTGATCCTGATGGTTCTGTTAGACAGACTGTAACTCACAGTTTTGCTGCTCTGGTTCCTTTGTTGCCATTAGCAAAAGGTTCTTTGTTACCGGATGGACTGAGTGAACGCTTATCTAGCAGTGCAGAAGATGCGCAGTTTCTAGAGCAGCTCCTCGACAACTCCCAAATTGATGATTACAAGCTCAGCATTGATCTCAGTGTTGAACTGCGAAG GTACCAGCAAGAAGGAATTAACTGGCTAGCATTCCTTAGACGGTTCAAGTTACATGGAATTTTATGTGATGACATGGGTCTTGGCAAAACACTCCAGGCGTCTGCTATTGTAGCAGCTGATATTGCTGAGTCACGTGCACGAAATGATGAACAAGATCCAAAATCTTTGATTATCTGCCCTTCTACATTAGTAGCACACTGGGAATATGAAATAGAGAAGTACATAGACAGCTCTATCATGAAACCTCTTCAGTACATCGGTTCATCACAAGATAGGATTATCCTCCGTTCTCAGTTTGATAAGTTCAACGTAATCATAACGTCATATGATATTATACGCAAGGATATTGATTTTCTTGAGAATGTCTTTTGGAACTATTGTGTGCTGGATGAGGGGCACATAATAAAGAACTCAAGATCTAAAATAACATCTGCTGTGAAACAATTGAAAGCACAACACCGTCTTATCCTCAGCGGTACTCCAATTCAG AATAATGTATTGGAGCTCTGGTCTCTATTTGACTTTCTTATGCCTGGATTTCTTGGGACAGAAAAACAG TTCCAAGCTACATATGGAAAACCATTGCTAGCAGCAAAAGATCCAAAATGTTCAGCAAAGGATGCTGAAGCTGGCATTCTTGCGATGGAGGCACTGCATAAACAG GTCATGCCGTTTCTACTTAGAAGAACAAAGGATGAGGTTTTATCTGATCTTCCTGAGAAGATTATCCAGGATAGATATTGCAATCTCAGTCTATTGCAGCTCAAACTTTATGACAAATTCTCCAACTCCAATGCCAAACAAGAGATTTCCACTatagtaaaagaaaatgaattagagCAATCCACATCTCAACCAAAGGCAACTCGTCATGTGTTTCAG GCACTGCAATATCTATTAAAACTTTGTAGCCATCCTTTACTTGTAACTGGGGAAAGCCCACCTGATTATCTTGTGGACCTTCTAAAGGAAATCGGTATGGGAACTGGTGATGAGCTTCATGACCTACACCATTCCCCTAAACTTGTTGCTCTCCAAGAGATACTTCAGGAGTGTGGTATAGGGTCAGAAATATCAAGCCCTGATGCTTCTGCAGCTATTGGGCAACACAGAGTTTTGATTTTTGCTCAACACAAG GCTTTGCTTGACATTATTGAGAAGGACCTGTTTCAATCCCATATGAGAAG CGTTACATATTTACGGTTGGACGGCTCTGTTGAACCAGAGAAGCGATTTGAAATTGTGAAGGCATTCAACTCAGATCCAACCATTGATGTGCTCCTATTAACAACTCATG TCGGTGGGCTTGGATTGAATTTGACATCTGCTGACACATTGGTCTTCATGGAACATGATTGGAACCCAATGAAGGATCTTCAG GCAATGGACAGAGCACACCGTCTGGGTCAAAGGAAAGTGGTGAATGTGCACCGTCTCATCATGCGCGGTACCCTGGAAGAGAAGGTGATGAGTCTTCAAAGGTTCAAGGTGTCGGTGGCCAATGCGGTCATCAATGCTGAGAACGCCAGCCTGAAGACAATGAACACTGACCAACTGCTTGATCTGTTTGCTTCGACGCCTGCTTCCAGAAAA GCGTCTGTACTCCCAAGCAGTTCGGGTGGTGATCAGAGTAAAGATTCCAAGGGGAAATCTGGTGGGAAGGGTTTGAAGTCCATTCTGAATGGTCTGGACGAGCTATGGGATCAGTCTCAGTATGCAGACGAGTACGATCTCAACCAGTTCTTGGCGAAGCTCAACGGCTGA
- the LOC127764618 gene encoding probable leucine-rich repeat receptor-like protein kinase At1g35710 — protein MALHSLFHVSIILLLCTARCKAADSESAALLKWKSTLIAASLLSSWSFDNSTCSWFGVTCDHGGHVTELNLESAGLKGTLDALYSVAFQNLTKINLSYNNLIGAIPANISMLLTLTVLDLSSNNLTGAIPYQLSNLPMIVNLNLGDNHLTNPEHPMFSMPRLKFLSLRNNDLNGSFPHFLLNRTSLRMRSIDLSDNTFSGLIPDSLSKMVPRLRYLNLSSNGFYGSIPHSLSRLQKLRTLYVWMNNLTGGIPEELRTMSLLEELDLSSNPLGGPIPASLGQLQGLQVLDMSDAGLVSTLPPQLGNLTNLEIMVLSQNQLVGSLPPSFARMQQILYFSIRENYINGSILPEMVSNWTTLVEFDVGNNLFTGSISSWISNMTNLQYLNLSGNKFTGSIPVEVGYMMNLAILIMSNNNLSGKIPFSIGNLSYLQFLAISNNHLEGGFPSSICKISSLNFLDLSKNHLFGELPECLSNLSALQSLHLSNNNFSGFFPTMLKNLKNLAVLDLGHNKIYGTIPSWIGESNPLLRILQLRSNRLYGRIPWQLSKLSHLQLLDLAENDFVGPIPSSFANLSSMQPEPRDKIYSPIQLYYIAITWKGMEYTFQGIRASVIGVDISSNLLSGEIPSELTILRGLQYLNISRNYICGGIPLEIGNLTYLESLDLSWNKLSGPIPPSISNLMSLGKLNLSNNLLSGEIPTGDQLQTLDDPSIYGNNQGLCGFPLKISCSNNSSYRATLVGVKAHHQELETLWLYCSLMSGAVFGFWLWFGALFSCSHLRFAFFSRIDAMQQKIMQNITHLSNMLCFPSSPPECVY, from the coding sequence ATGGCGCTGCATAGCCTCTTCCATGTTTCGATTATTCTGCTATTGTGCACAGCTAGGTGTAAGGCAGCGGATTCAGAATCAGCAGCACTTCTCAAGTGGAAATCCACTTTGATTGCCGCCAGCTTGCTATCCTCATGGTCGTTTGACAACTCTACCTGCTCTTGGTTCGGTGTCACCTGCGACCATGGCGGCCATGTCACTGAGCTCAACCTTGAAAGTGCCGGCCTAAAAGGTACTCTTGATGCCTTGTACTCTGTAGCGTTCCAGAACCTTACCAAGATCAACCTAAGCTACAATAATCTCATTGGTGCCATACCAGCAAATATTTCGATGTTGCTGACTCTCACTGTTCTGGATTTGAGTAGCAACAATCTCACCGGTGCGATCCCTTACCAACTCAGCAATCTCCCTATGATTGTCAACTTAAATCTTGGAGATAACCATTTGACTAACCCAGAACATCCCATGTTCTCTATGCCCAGATTAAAGTTCTTATCTTTACGCAATAATGATCTTAATGGTAGCTTCCCACACTTCCTCCTTAATCGCACCAGTTTGAGGATGAGATCCATCGATTTATCAGATAACACCTTCTCTGGACTGATACCGGATTCGCTGTCAAAGATGGTCCCAAGGTTAAGATATCTAAATCTGTCGTCCAATGGATTCTACGGGTCGATTCCGCATTCACTCTCAAGACTCCAAAAGCTCCGGACACTATATGTTTGGATGAACAACCTCACCGGAGGAATCCCGGAGGAGCTTAGGACTATGTCTTTGTTGGAAGAACTTGACTTGAGTAGCAACCCACTTGGTGGGCCAATCCCAGCATCACTGGGGCAGCTTCAGGGGCTACAAGTACTCGATATGAGTGATGCTGGTTTGGTTTCTACTCTTCCACCTCAGCTTGGGAACCTTACTAATCTCGAGATAATGGTTTTGTCACAGAACCAATTAGTTGGAAGTTTACCACCATCTTTTGCCAGGATGCAACAAATACTTTATTTCTCCATAAGGGAGAACTACATCAATGGTAGTATCCTGCCAGAGATGGTTTCAAACTGGACCACGCTCGTGGAATTTGATGTTGGCAACAACTTGTTTACTGGAAGCATCTCATCGTGGATCAGCAACATGACGAACCTACAGTATCTCAACCTCTCGGGCAACAAATTTACTGGCTCAATTCCAGTGGAGGTGGGATACATGATGAACTTGGCGATATTAATCATGTCTAATAATAACCTTTCTGGAAAGATACCGTTTAGTATCGGTAATCTGTCATATTTGCAATTCCTGGCCATCAGCAACAACCATCTTGAGGGTGGATTTCCTTCCTCCATCTGCAAAATATCCAGTTTGAATTTCTTGGATCTTTCAAAGAATCATTTATTTGGTGAGCTCCCTGAATGCTTGTCAAATTTGTCAGCTCTCCAGTCACTGCACCTATCAAACAATAACTTCTCAGGTTTTTTCCCAACGATGTTGAAGAACCTAAAAAATCTAGCTGTTTTGGATCTTGGACACAATAAAATTTATGGCACAATTCCTTCATGGATAGGGGAAAGCAATCCTTTGCTGAGGATTCTCCAGCTGCGATCAAACAGGTTATATGGAAGAATTCCATGGCAGCTATCAAAACTCTCCCATCTCCAACTGCTTGATCTAGCTGAAAATGATTTTGTAGGTCCTATACCAAGTAGTTTTGCCAATTTATCCTCCATGCAGCCGGAACCAAGAGACAAAATATATAGCCCTATTCAATTATATTACATTGCCATTACTTGGAAGGGGATGGAGTACACTTTTCAGGGAATACGTGCAAGTGTGATTGGTGTTGATATTTCAAGCAATCTTCTCTCTGGCGAGATCCCTTCAGAGTTGACAATTCTTAGAGGCCTTCAGTACCTCAATATTTCAAGAAACTACATTTGTGGTGGCATCCCACTGGAAATTGGTAATCTGACATATTTAGAGTCTCTTGACCTCTCTTGGAATAAACTCTCGGGTCCTATTCCTCCTAGCATATCAAACTTGATGAGCCTCGGCAAGCTTAATCTCTCAAACAATCTTCTATCAGGAGAGATACCTACAGGTGATCAACTTCAAACACTGGATGACCCCTCAATTTATGGCAATAATCAGGGGCTTTGTGGATTTCCTTTGAAAATCTCATGTTCAAACAATTCAAGTTATAGGGCTACACTGGTTGGGGTAAAAGCACATCACCAAGAACTGGAAACTCTATGGCTGTACTGTTCATTAATGTCAGGAGCTGTCTTTGGTTTTTGGCTGTGGTTTGGAGCACTGTTTTCCTGTAGTCACTTGAGGTTTGCTTTCTTCAGCCGCATCGATGCCATGCAGCAGAAAATTATGCAAAACATAACTCATCTGAGTAATATGCTCTGCTTCCCATCGAGTCCACCTGAGTGTGTGTATTAG